From one Sediminitomix flava genomic stretch:
- a CDS encoding cation:proton antiporter: MTELENSKNSDGWTSLYFIGMFEIAGLLVLGFFAQWLAWRIKVPAILPLIIVGLVFGPISSLFTPTGEKLIDGDRIFQGERLFDVVSISVGLILFEGGLTLKFKEVKSLATVVRNMIFYGSVVTLIGGALAVHNIMGFSYQIAFLFGALIIVTGPTVIGPILRNVKPNDKISTILKWEGILIDPVGALIAILIYEFIVSGKPNEYFTLFALKTFATTVVAGVFVGGLFAWFLYKILTNKLLPYYLRNTVVLGIVIMAFALADILHAESGLLAVTILGMILANLKIEGLKEILSFKADVVLILISFLFVMLSSRMDMADLEKLMNWESLLLFLVIVLVLRPLVVFLSAIKSELNLREKIFISFICPRGIVAAGVASIFTVKMVDLAGQAGLSPKIVEDAQMLLPLTFMTIVGTVIIQGLLAKQVANALGVTRKKPNGILFLGAGETARTIAKYLKGKGIPVMLGDTAKSNVNECRTSWLPVYEGSLFSDEGLEEMDFSKFGKLFAMTSNTDINVLGNRIIGKEIGDGNVYRLASKRELEITNLENPKNLLFHGKYDFISLTQAFRRRTKIQEVGVNTQEDLEKILEEKSDSIIPLLIVHEKNAFPVTEDLVEIKEGSTLAFLPRV, encoded by the coding sequence GTGACTGAATTAGAGAATTCTAAGAATAGTGATGGTTGGACTTCATTATATTTCATTGGTATGTTTGAAATTGCTGGATTATTAGTTTTAGGATTTTTTGCACAGTGGTTAGCTTGGCGTATCAAGGTACCAGCCATTTTACCCCTTATTATTGTGGGATTAGTATTTGGTCCTATTTCATCGTTGTTCACTCCTACGGGAGAAAAGTTGATTGATGGAGATCGAATATTTCAAGGAGAAAGATTATTTGATGTTGTTTCAATATCGGTGGGGCTTATACTTTTTGAAGGAGGACTTACTTTGAAATTTAAAGAAGTAAAGTCTTTAGCGACAGTGGTTCGAAATATGATTTTTTATGGCTCAGTCGTCACTCTTATCGGAGGGGCTTTGGCTGTTCATAATATCATGGGCTTTAGTTATCAAATAGCATTTCTGTTTGGGGCATTAATCATTGTAACAGGGCCAACTGTAATAGGTCCAATTTTGAGAAATGTAAAACCTAATGACAAGATTAGTACAATCTTGAAATGGGAAGGTATTCTTATAGACCCAGTAGGAGCTTTGATAGCGATTCTTATCTATGAATTTATTGTTTCAGGAAAGCCAAATGAGTACTTCACGCTTTTTGCATTGAAGACCTTTGCAACGACTGTAGTTGCCGGAGTATTTGTAGGAGGTTTATTTGCTTGGTTTTTATATAAAATTCTCACCAATAAACTATTGCCATATTATCTGAGAAATACTGTTGTTCTCGGGATTGTAATTATGGCTTTTGCTTTAGCTGATATTCTTCATGCTGAATCTGGATTATTGGCAGTGACTATTCTTGGAATGATACTCGCCAATCTAAAAATAGAAGGTTTAAAAGAAATACTTTCTTTTAAAGCAGATGTGGTTTTGATTCTGATTTCATTCCTTTTCGTAATGCTTTCTTCGAGGATGGATATGGCTGATTTGGAGAAGTTGATGAACTGGGAAAGCTTACTACTATTTTTAGTAATTGTTTTAGTCCTTAGACCTTTGGTCGTATTCCTCAGTGCCATCAAATCTGAATTGAATTTAAGAGAGAAAATCTTTATTTCTTTTATCTGTCCTAGAGGTATTGTTGCGGCAGGGGTAGCCTCAATTTTCACAGTAAAAATGGTGGATTTGGCAGGTCAGGCTGGGCTTTCTCCAAAGATTGTTGAAGATGCTCAAATGCTTTTACCTCTTACTTTTATGACTATTGTTGGTACTGTAATTATTCAAGGATTATTAGCCAAACAAGTAGCCAATGCATTGGGCGTAACTAGAAAGAAACCAAATGGTATTCTGTTTTTGGGTGCGGGAGAAACAGCTCGAACAATTGCTAAATACTTAAAAGGAAAAGGAATTCCTGTGATGCTTGGTGATACAGCAAAGTCAAATGTGAATGAATGTAGAACTTCTTGGTTACCTGTTTATGAGGGAAGTTTATTCTCTGATGAAGGTTTAGAAGAAATGGATTTTTCAAAGTTTGGGAAGCTTTTCGCGATGACTTCAAATACAGATATAAATGTATTAGGAAATCGGATCATTGGAAAAGAAATTGGCGATGGAAATGTTTATAGGTTAGCATCGAAGAGAGAATTAGAAATTACCAATCTAGAAAATCCGAAGAACTTATTATTTCATGGTAAGTATGATTTCATTTCGCTGACACAGGCATTCCGTCGTAGAACAAAAATTCAAGAAGTGGGGGTGAATACTCAAGAAGACTTGGAGAAAATACTAGAAGAAAAATCGGATAGTATCATACCACTTTTAATTGTTCATGAAAAAAATGCCTTTCCAGTTACAGAAGACCTAGTAGAGATCAAAGAAGGTTCAACCTTAGCATTTTTACCAAGAGTTTAG
- a CDS encoding DUF4199 domain-containing protein translates to MNKKLFGAALTTGLAIGLSCFLYVIILHLFGKHAFGQLKYLYWGIYGGLLGGGMWYFKDKLNNYVLRAQHGLLFGFITASVSSTVFGLALFTLLSFSSLGEDMRQVHITKLEELMEGMKPNLMKNEENEDSNIIRWQNEEEYQAELAIVKDLSPKDLTIDQAGGMMMFGLFASFLFMLIFKTGSPKPTFNEKARN, encoded by the coding sequence ATGAATAAGAAACTTTTTGGAGCAGCACTAACAACTGGTTTAGCGATCGGTTTGAGCTGTTTTCTTTACGTCATTATTTTACATCTATTTGGCAAACATGCTTTCGGACAGTTAAAATACCTCTATTGGGGGATTTATGGCGGATTGTTGGGTGGAGGAATGTGGTACTTCAAAGACAAGCTCAACAATTATGTTTTGAGAGCACAGCATGGTCTTCTTTTTGGATTCATTACAGCGTCTGTAAGTAGTACTGTATTCGGACTGGCTTTATTTACATTGCTTTCATTCTCAAGTTTGGGAGAAGATATGCGTCAAGTGCATATCACAAAACTTGAGGAACTCATGGAGGGAATGAAGCCAAATCTGATGAAAAATGAAGAAAACGAAGACAGCAATATAATTCGTTGGCAGAACGAAGAAGAGTATCAAGCTGAGTTGGCGATTGTCAAAGATTTGTCTCCGAAAGATTTGACGATAGATCAAGCAGGAGGAATGATGATGTTTGGGCTATTTGCCTCATTCTTATTCATGCTTATCTTCAAAACAGGTTCACCGAAACCTACTTTCAATGAAAAAGCGAGGAATTAA
- a CDS encoding prolyl oligopeptidase family serine peptidase, whose product MKHTSKGVALLLGIMSITSCQKTEQDTVSTIEYPETRKDLTVKEDYFGTEVSDPYRWLEDDMSEETKAWVKAENKVTFDYLDQIPYRDAIKKRMTHLWNYEKISAPFKRGEYTYFYKNDGLQAQSVLYRFKKDGDTPEVFLDPNNFSEDGTTSLAGLSFSTDGSLCTYQISEGGSDWRKIIIMDASSMKVMEDTLVDVKFSGVSWKGQEGFYYSSYDKPKEGSELSGLTQQHKLYFHKLGTAKAEDKLIFGGEETPRRYISGSVTEDNNYLVISAAIRTSGNELYIQDISKPNQPIINVVNNFDNEHSVVYNEGSKLFIETNLDAPNNRLVTTDFSKVAPSNWVDVIPESENVLNVSTSGGVFYAKYLEDAVSKVYAYDTKGKQLQEIALPGVGSASGFWGSKEDKEVYYTFTSYTYPSTIFKYEPTKGTSELYKKPTVDFDSEAFESKQVFYTSKDGTKIPMIITYKKGVELNGENPTILYGYGGFNISITPRFNTAMLVFLEKGGVYAVANLRGGGEYGEKWHSAGTKMNKQNVFDDFIAAAEYLIKTGYTSERKLAINGRSNGGLLVGAVANQRPDLFKVALPGVGVMDMLRYHKFTAGAGWAYDYGTSEDSKEMFEYLHKYSPYHSIKEGIDYPATLVTTADHDDRVVPAHSFKYAARLQEYHSGNTPVLIRIDTNAGHGAGRPTEKVIEEYTDLLAFTLWNMGYEELPKDDTVQ is encoded by the coding sequence ATGAAACACACTTCCAAAGGAGTAGCTCTTTTGTTGGGTATCATGTCTATAACTTCCTGTCAAAAAACGGAACAAGACACCGTTTCAACAATTGAATACCCTGAAACAAGGAAAGATCTCACAGTAAAAGAAGATTACTTTGGTACAGAAGTAAGCGATCCTTACAGATGGTTAGAAGATGACATGTCTGAAGAAACAAAGGCATGGGTTAAAGCTGAAAATAAAGTCACATTTGACTACTTAGATCAAATTCCATATCGTGATGCGATCAAGAAACGAATGACTCACCTTTGGAATTACGAAAAGATTTCAGCGCCATTCAAACGTGGAGAATATACATATTTCTACAAAAATGATGGTTTGCAAGCGCAAAGTGTTCTTTACCGTTTCAAAAAAGATGGTGACACTCCTGAGGTATTCCTTGACCCTAACAACTTCTCAGAAGACGGAACAACTTCATTGGCTGGTTTAAGTTTCAGTACAGATGGAAGCCTTTGTACTTATCAAATCTCTGAAGGTGGTTCTGACTGGCGTAAAATCATTATCATGGATGCTTCATCTATGAAAGTAATGGAAGATACACTAGTAGATGTAAAGTTTTCTGGTGTAAGCTGGAAAGGACAAGAAGGTTTTTACTACAGCAGTTACGACAAGCCAAAAGAAGGTTCTGAACTTTCTGGTTTGACACAACAGCACAAACTTTACTTCCACAAACTTGGTACTGCTAAAGCAGAAGATAAACTGATCTTTGGAGGTGAAGAAACTCCTAGAAGATACATTTCAGGGTCTGTAACAGAAGACAATAACTATCTTGTGATTTCTGCGGCTATCCGTACTTCTGGTAATGAACTTTATATTCAAGATATCAGCAAACCAAATCAGCCAATCATCAATGTTGTAAATAACTTCGACAATGAGCATTCTGTTGTTTACAATGAAGGTAGCAAGCTATTTATTGAAACAAACCTTGATGCACCAAATAACCGATTAGTTACTACTGACTTCAGTAAAGTAGCACCTTCTAATTGGGTTGATGTTATTCCTGAGTCTGAAAATGTATTGAACGTATCTACTTCTGGAGGGGTATTTTATGCTAAATACTTAGAGGATGCTGTATCAAAAGTATATGCTTACGATACTAAAGGAAAACAATTACAAGAAATTGCACTACCAGGAGTGGGTTCTGCTAGCGGTTTCTGGGGTTCTAAAGAAGATAAAGAAGTTTACTACACCTTTACTTCTTACACTTACCCTTCTACAATTTTCAAATACGAGCCAACAAAAGGTACGTCTGAGCTATACAAAAAGCCTACAGTTGATTTCGATTCTGAAGCATTTGAATCAAAGCAAGTATTCTATACGTCAAAAGATGGTACTAAAATTCCTATGATCATCACCTACAAAAAAGGAGTTGAGCTTAATGGAGAGAATCCTACTATTCTTTATGGATACGGAGGGTTCAATATCAGTATCACTCCTCGTTTCAACACTGCAATGTTGGTATTCTTAGAAAAAGGCGGAGTCTATGCCGTAGCCAACCTAAGAGGTGGCGGAGAATATGGTGAGAAGTGGCATTCTGCAGGTACTAAAATGAATAAACAAAATGTATTTGATGACTTCATTGCCGCTGCTGAATACCTAATCAAAACAGGTTACACTTCCGAGCGTAAACTAGCAATCAATGGTAGATCAAATGGTGGATTACTTGTAGGTGCTGTAGCCAACCAAAGACCTGATCTATTCAAAGTAGCATTACCAGGTGTGGGTGTAATGGATATGCTTCGTTACCATAAATTCACTGCTGGTGCAGGATGGGCTTACGATTATGGAACATCTGAAGACAGTAAAGAGATGTTTGAGTATTTACATAAATATTCACCTTACCATAGCATCAAAGAAGGCATTGACTATCCTGCGACATTGGTTACAACAGCAGATCACGATGATAGAGTAGTTCCTGCGCACTCATTCAAATATGCTGCTCGTTTGCAAGAATACCATTCTGGTAATACGCCTGTTCTTATTCGTATTGATACAAATGCGGGACATGGAGCTGGTAGACCTACAGAAAAAGTAATTGAAGAGTACACAGATTTACTCGCATTTACTTTATGGAATATGGGTTATGAAGAATTACCAAAAGATGATACAGTTCAGTAA
- a CDS encoding metallophosphoesterase family protein, with protein sequence MQINLAIKKWLCSFSYIFTFLLGSCGLFEYTPYDINLEEDEKDSNRKNIERLAKYELQTNGSDGVVKFAFIADNQNYFAELEKGIEDVNEQDSIDFILNGGDFTEFGLPSEYEASFSIYERAQSPFMTVIGNHDYLGVGQPMFKEMYGAFNESFIFRRVKFILLDTNSLENQFNGKVPDVAWLSKEMSPSEDFDQIVIICHVGIFPEENALDQNLYPELDKLISETPSVLAVIHGHSHNYIVRYPYSNESVPSIQVNAMLNNEYTIFWIEDGQIKWERKKV encoded by the coding sequence ATGCAAATCAACTTAGCAATTAAAAAATGGCTTTGTTCATTTTCTTACATTTTCACCTTTCTACTTGGTAGTTGCGGCCTTTTTGAATACACACCCTACGACATCAATCTTGAAGAAGATGAAAAAGACTCAAACCGAAAAAATATTGAACGTTTAGCTAAATATGAACTTCAAACAAATGGGAGTGATGGTGTCGTGAAGTTTGCTTTTATAGCAGATAATCAAAATTACTTTGCAGAGTTGGAAAAGGGAATCGAGGATGTGAATGAACAAGACTCTATTGATTTCATATTAAATGGAGGAGATTTCACAGAGTTTGGACTTCCGAGCGAGTATGAAGCATCTTTTTCTATTTATGAAAGAGCACAAAGTCCATTCATGACAGTCATAGGGAATCATGACTATCTTGGTGTAGGACAACCGATGTTCAAAGAGATGTATGGTGCATTCAATGAAAGCTTCATTTTCAGAAGAGTAAAATTTATCCTATTAGATACCAATTCCCTCGAAAACCAATTTAATGGTAAAGTACCAGATGTAGCTTGGTTGAGTAAAGAAATGAGCCCATCTGAGGACTTCGATCAAATTGTAATCATTTGTCATGTAGGGATTTTCCCAGAAGAAAATGCTTTAGATCAGAACCTTTATCCAGAGTTGGATAAGCTCATAAGTGAAACTCCAAGTGTCTTAGCGGTAATCCATGGACATAGCCATAATTACATAGTCAGATATCCTTACAGTAATGAATCGGTACCGAGCATACAGGTAAATGCTATGCTAAATAATGAGTATACCATTTTCTGGATAGAAGATGGACAAATCAAATGGGAACGCAAGAAGGTATAA
- a CDS encoding Glu/Leu/Phe/Val family dehydrogenase, whose translation MAYIEPAPIKDKENPFESMMERFNIAAEKLGLDDETYGVLKSPSKQVIVSLPITMDDGRKEVFEGYRVIHSNILGPSKGGVRFDPHVNLDEVKALAAWMTWKCAVVDIPYGGAKGGVKCEPWTMSEGELERLTRAYTSALNEVLGPDIDIPAPDMGTGPREMAWMMDEYSKSRGRTINDVVTGKPLVLGGSLGRVEATGRGVMVSAMVALEKMGIKPTQATCAVQGFGNVGSHAAMLLEERGLRILGISDHTGAYWNERGLDIKNAIHYRQANGTLEGFTGGEKITNEELITSKVDVLVPAAKEDVITYHNADQIQAKLIVEGANGPTGARADKFLNEKGIVVAPDILANAGGVTVSYFEWVQNRLGYKWTRERVNRRSDRIMKEAFERVYRTAQEYDVSLRIASYIVAIKKVSETYRYRGGF comes from the coding sequence ATGGCTTACATCGAACCTGCACCAATTAAGGACAAAGAAAATCCATTTGAATCAATGATGGAGCGTTTCAATATCGCGGCCGAGAAGCTTGGTCTTGACGATGAAACGTATGGAGTTTTAAAAAGCCCATCTAAACAGGTTATTGTCTCCTTGCCTATTACTATGGATGATGGTAGAAAGGAAGTCTTTGAAGGCTACCGAGTGATTCACTCAAATATCCTTGGACCATCAAAAGGAGGGGTTAGATTTGACCCACACGTGAACCTTGATGAGGTAAAAGCATTAGCTGCTTGGATGACATGGAAATGTGCCGTTGTGGACATTCCTTACGGAGGAGCTAAAGGGGGCGTGAAATGTGAACCTTGGACAATGTCTGAAGGCGAACTTGAGCGTTTGACAAGAGCCTATACTTCTGCTCTCAATGAAGTTTTAGGTCCAGACATCGACATTCCTGCTCCAGATATGGGTACTGGCCCAAGGGAAATGGCATGGATGATGGATGAATACTCTAAATCACGTGGTAGAACAATCAACGACGTTGTAACAGGTAAACCTCTAGTACTTGGAGGCTCCCTTGGTCGTGTGGAAGCTACAGGTCGTGGCGTTATGGTTTCAGCTATGGTTGCCCTTGAAAAAATGGGCATCAAACCAACGCAAGCAACTTGTGCTGTCCAAGGATTTGGAAACGTAGGTAGTCACGCTGCTATGCTTCTTGAAGAAAGAGGTCTACGCATCCTAGGAATCTCTGATCACACTGGAGCTTACTGGAATGAAAGAGGATTAGATATTAAGAATGCGATCCATTATCGTCAGGCAAATGGCACTTTGGAAGGCTTCACAGGTGGTGAAAAAATCACTAACGAAGAACTAATCACATCTAAAGTTGATGTATTGGTTCCTGCAGCCAAAGAAGATGTTATTACTTACCATAATGCTGATCAAATTCAAGCAAAACTTATCGTAGAAGGAGCAAACGGTCCAACTGGAGCTCGCGCAGATAAGTTTTTGAATGAAAAAGGAATTGTAGTGGCACCAGATATTCTTGCAAATGCAGGAGGTGTTACTGTATCATACTTCGAATGGGTTCAAAACCGTCTCGGGTACAAATGGACTCGTGAGCGTGTGAACAGAAGAAGTGACCGTATTATGAAAGAAGCATTCGAGAGAGTGTACCGTACCGCACAAGAGTATGACGTATCCCTTCGTATTGCATCTTATATTGTAGCTATCAAGAAAGTCTCTGAGACTTATCGTTATAGAGGAGGATTTTAA
- a CDS encoding tetratricopeptide repeat protein, producing the protein MIAFDEKLNQSTDQESVEIARARVDELAEKAWRLRGTDRKKAAEYAEEARLLAIANGYEKGEAIARMWLAFVKQLQFSNTSYAIQELKYAYNILEHSGDQHNFSRCLTLHGVMYWGIGEHEKAFSYVLKAYDLNKNAAIPSDRAWVNYLLGSFYDELKDQEQAFQHYEAALKDFEILGDTMGICSSTIGMGHLAMLGKDYERALILHRRALNISEEQKDKNSNARAKHEIGEVYRAMSQSEEALSWYMEALQQREELNNKQGVVTTQTALGELFFEIREYENATQFLNLAVKNAESIDAKVKQLRALKILAETYKSNEAPWEAVETYEQYLQVKSDLQGEEVEAQLKKMRSNFELEKAQQESEIHRLKNVELKEANHQVELQKHKMVQSIRYAERIQSSMLPSLSSLDEYLNEVQVLFRPRDIVSGDFYWWNHINGSTIIAAIDCTGHGVPGAFMSMIANALLQQAVLEQKLTSPSAILQFLHEGVRRALKQDETDNRDGMDVSLITINHREQTLHFAGAKNPLLYFQEGEMHVIKGGLHAVGGQQKETERSFEEHMISLKKPTHIYLFSDGYQDQFGGPEGRKFLRKRFRSLLREIHLLPMDEQFKILQSSLENWMQGYHQTDDILLIGLSL; encoded by the coding sequence ATGATAGCCTTTGACGAAAAACTAAACCAATCAACAGATCAAGAGAGTGTAGAAATAGCCAGAGCTAGAGTTGATGAGCTAGCAGAAAAAGCTTGGCGATTACGAGGTACTGATAGAAAAAAGGCAGCCGAATATGCAGAAGAAGCAAGGTTATTAGCTATTGCTAATGGATATGAAAAAGGTGAGGCTATAGCAAGAATGTGGCTTGCTTTTGTTAAGCAGCTGCAGTTTTCGAACACTTCATATGCCATCCAAGAATTAAAATATGCATATAATATATTAGAACACTCCGGAGATCAACACAACTTTTCAAGATGTTTGACGCTTCATGGAGTTATGTATTGGGGAATTGGAGAGCATGAAAAAGCATTTTCATATGTTTTGAAGGCTTACGATTTGAATAAAAATGCAGCTATACCGAGTGACCGAGCTTGGGTAAACTATCTATTGGGTTCTTTTTATGATGAATTAAAAGATCAAGAGCAGGCATTTCAGCACTATGAAGCGGCTTTGAAGGACTTTGAAATCTTAGGGGATACGATGGGTATTTGTTCATCTACAATCGGGATGGGGCATTTAGCCATGTTAGGTAAAGACTATGAAAGAGCACTTATTCTACATCGTCGCGCTTTAAATATTAGCGAAGAGCAAAAAGATAAGAACTCCAATGCAAGAGCTAAACATGAAATTGGAGAAGTCTACAGAGCGATGTCTCAAAGTGAAGAGGCTTTATCTTGGTATATGGAAGCTCTTCAGCAGAGAGAAGAATTAAATAATAAGCAAGGTGTTGTAACGACTCAAACGGCATTGGGCGAGTTGTTTTTTGAAATTAGAGAGTATGAAAATGCTACGCAATTTCTAAATCTAGCAGTGAAAAATGCGGAATCAATAGATGCAAAAGTCAAGCAATTACGAGCACTCAAGATTTTAGCTGAAACCTATAAAAGTAATGAAGCTCCTTGGGAAGCCGTAGAAACATATGAGCAGTATCTACAAGTAAAATCAGACTTACAAGGTGAAGAGGTTGAGGCACAACTCAAAAAGATGCGCTCTAACTTTGAACTAGAAAAAGCACAACAAGAGTCAGAAATTCATAGACTAAAAAATGTAGAACTGAAAGAGGCAAATCATCAGGTTGAGCTACAAAAACATAAAATGGTACAAAGTATAAGATACGCTGAACGCATTCAGTCTTCAATGCTTCCGTCTTTGAGTAGTTTAGACGAATACCTCAATGAAGTTCAAGTACTTTTTCGCCCGAGAGATATTGTTAGTGGAGACTTTTATTGGTGGAATCATATAAATGGAAGTACGATCATTGCTGCAATAGATTGTACAGGACATGGAGTACCCGGAGCATTTATGTCTATGATTGCCAATGCTCTATTACAACAAGCAGTTTTAGAGCAAAAATTGACTTCTCCATCAGCAATCTTACAGTTTTTACACGAAGGAGTAAGGCGAGCTTTGAAGCAAGATGAAACGGATAATCGTGATGGAATGGATGTGTCTTTAATAACGATTAATCATAGAGAACAAACGTTACATTTTGCAGGAGCAAAGAATCCATTATTGTATTTCCAAGAAGGCGAAATGCATGTGATAAAAGGTGGTCTGCATGCAGTAGGAGGTCAGCAGAAAGAAACGGAGCGCTCATTTGAAGAGCATATGATTTCGTTAAAGAAGCCTACTCATATTTATCTTTTCTCAGATGGTTATCAAGATCAATTCGGAGGACCAGAAGGTCGTAAATTCTTACGAAAAAGATTCCGTTCGTTATTGAGAGAGATACATTTGCTCCCGATGGATGAGCAGTTTAAGATACTTCAATCTTCGCTAGAAAATTGGATGCAAGGTTACCATCAGACAGATGATATTTTATTGATTGGGTTAAGCCTATAA
- a CDS encoding cysteine peptidase family C39 domain-containing protein: protein MKNKLSTFLLLTFLGSCNPATFFQQRYYKDSYQPISMESQTVLEDSATIKGMHCISYSTAYCQSACLQMIHSLYGDIEDISYYNWAMGFTYGAYYQEYAGVYSFLPYSDPETGLIQAESVLGYKKNYLISHDKDVFISNIKAHLIKNQPVKVGVNSAILENRKGFYPHSIILIGYTSEYVKYYETGGSDRILFQYEGEKVKWDRLISAITSFSQGFNYPWEYQLTVFDKTSSQNLITTHLSASIIQENAKSVIGASYGSTHLGSHAFIELANRIEQKDLTTDESSYLLKSLSFGQLTREDNAVYMLSDKMHTFNFTEIAVLYKQSAVEFKKSQNALEKGNFKSCAKALREIGRIENKIGEKLSQILEI, encoded by the coding sequence ATGAAGAATAAACTATCTACTTTTTTGCTACTTACTTTTCTAGGAAGCTGCAATCCAGCTACTTTTTTCCAACAGAGGTATTATAAAGATAGCTACCAACCAATAAGTATGGAATCTCAAACTGTTCTAGAGGACAGTGCAACTATAAAAGGAATGCATTGTATCTCTTACAGTACTGCTTATTGTCAATCGGCTTGTTTACAAATGATTCACTCATTATATGGTGATATTGAAGATATAAGCTATTACAATTGGGCAATGGGATTCACCTACGGAGCTTACTATCAAGAATATGCAGGCGTATACTCATTTCTACCTTACAGCGATCCTGAAACAGGATTAATACAAGCTGAATCTGTTTTGGGGTATAAGAAAAACTACTTGATAAGTCATGATAAAGATGTCTTCATTTCAAATATTAAAGCACACCTCATCAAGAATCAACCTGTAAAAGTTGGAGTTAACAGTGCTATTTTGGAGAATAGAAAAGGTTTTTATCCACATAGCATCATACTTATTGGTTATACCTCTGAATATGTAAAATACTATGAAACTGGAGGAAGTGACCGTATTCTGTTCCAATATGAAGGAGAAAAAGTAAAATGGGACAGATTGATTAGTGCCATTACTTCCTTCAGTCAAGGTTTCAATTACCCCTGGGAATACCAACTCACTGTCTTTGATAAAACCTCTTCTCAAAATCTAATTACCACACACCTTTCTGCGAGTATTATTCAAGAAAATGCAAAATCTGTCATTGGAGCATCTTACGGTTCTACTCACCTCGGGTCACATGCTTTTATAGAACTTGCAAATCGAATCGAACAAAAGGATTTGACAACCGATGAGAGTTCATATCTCTTGAAATCACTTTCCTTTGGACAACTGACTCGTGAAGACAATGCAGTCTACATGCTCTCCGATAAAATGCATACTTTTAATTTTACTGAGATAGCTGTTCTTTATAAACAAAGTGCTGTTGAATTCAAGAAATCTCAAAATGCCCTAGAGAAAGGAAACTTTAAATCATGTGCTAAAGCATTAAGAGAAATTGGAAGAATAGAAAATAAGATAGGTGAAAAGCTATCGCAAATTCTTGAAATCTGA